In a genomic window of Saccharomyces paradoxus chromosome X, complete sequence:
- the CPS1 gene encoding Gly-Xaa carboxypeptidase (Vacuolar carboxypeptidase S~similar to YJL172W), whose product MIALAEEKAPRKSLWQRHRAFLSGIVALIIIGTFLLTSGFHPAPPHEAKRPHHGKGPKHSPKCEKIEALSPSFKHSVDTILHDPAFRNGSIEKLSNAVRIPTVVQDKNPNPADDPDFYKHFYELHDYFEETFPNIHKHLKLEKVNELGLLYTWEGSDPDLKPLLLMAHQDVVPVNNETLSSWNFPPFSGHYDPETDFVWGRGSNDCKNLLIAEFEAIEQLLIDGFKPNRTVVMSLGFDEEASGTLGAASLASFLHERYGDDGIYSIIDEGEGIMEVDKDVFVATPINAEKGYVDFEVSILGHGGHSSVPPDHTTIGIASELITEFEANPFDYEFEFDNPIYGLLTCAAEHSKSLSNDVKKTILGAPFCPRRKDKLVEYISEQAHLRSLIRTTQAVDIINGGVKANALPETTRFLINHRINLHSSVAEVFERNIEYAKKIAEKYGYGLSKNGDDFIIPETDLGHIDITLLRELEPAPLSPSSGPVWDILAGTIQDVFENGVLQNNEEFYVTTGLFSGNTDTKYYWNLSKNIYRFVGSIIDIDLLKTLHSVNEHVDVPGHLSAIAFVYEYIVNVNEYA is encoded by the coding sequence ATGATTGCCTTAGCAGAAGAGAAGGCCCCTAGAAAATCCCTATGGCAAAGGCATAGAGCCTTTCTTAGTGGAATAGTTGCTCTTATCATTATCGGCACATTCCTCCTTACCTCAGGTTTCCATCCAGCACCACCCCATGAGGCAAAGCGTCCACACCATGGTAAAGGCCCCAAACACTCACCCAAATGTGAGAAGATTGAAGCATTAAGTCCATCATTTAAACACTCTGTCGACACAATTCTCCATGACCCTGCGTTTAGAAACGGctctattgaaaaactgtCCAACGCTGTTAGAATCCCCACTGTAGTCCAAGACAAAAACCCCAACCCTGCAGATGATCCGGATTTCTACAAGCATTTTTATGAATTGCACGACTATTTTGAAGAGACTTTCCCTAATATTCACAAGCATTTGAAATTGGAGAAAGTCAATGAGCTGGGTCTTCTGTACACATGGGAAGGTTCAGATCCTGATTTGAAACCATTATTGTTAATGGCTCATCAAGATGTTGTACCTGTAAACAACGAAACTCTGTCGTCCTGGAATTTCCCTCCATTTTCTGGCCATTATGATCCAGAAACCGATTTTGTTTGGGGGCGTGGTTCTAACGATTGTAAGAACTTACTGATTGCCGAGTTTGAAGCTATTGAACAATTGTTGATAGACGGATTCAAGCCCAACAGAACTGTTGTCATGTCTCTTGGTTTTGACGAGGAAGCTAGCGGCACTCTCGGTGCTGCCAGCTTAGCCTCCTTTCTTCACGAAAGATATGGTGATGATGGTATTTACAGTATCATTGACGAAGGTGAAGGTATCATGGAAGTCGACAAGGATGTCTTTGTTGCCACTCCAATCAACGCTGAAAAAGGCTATGTCGACTTCGAAGTCAGTATTCTAGGCCATGGTGGTCATTCTTCTGTCCCACCTGATCATACCACAATCGGTATCGCTTCGGAATTGATCACTGAATTTGAAGCTAACCCATTTGACTACGAATTTGAGTTTGATAATCCGATTTATGGATTGTTGACATGTGCTGCAGAACATTCTAAATCTTTAAGTAACGATGTGAAGAAAACGATTTTGGGCGCACCATTCTGTCCTAGAAGGAAGGACAAACTTGTTGAATATATTTCTGAACAAGCTCATTTGCGCAGTTTAATAAGAACTACACAAGCTGTGGATATCATCAACGGTGGTGTTAAAGCTAATGCTCTGCCCGAAACTACGAGATTCTTGATTAATCACAGAATCAATTTACACTCTTCCGTCGCTGAAGTCTTCGAAAGAAATATAGAGTACGCAAAGAAGATTGCTGAGAAGTATGGCTATGGTTTATCTAAGAACGGCGATGATTTCATTATCCCTGAAACCGACTTAGGCCACATTGACATTACTCTCTTGAGAGAATTGGAACCAGCACCACTATCACCAAGTTCAGGCCCTGTTTGGGACATTTTGGCGGGTACCATCCAAGACGTTTTTGAAAACGGTGTTTTACAAAACAACGAAGAATTTTATGTGACTACCGGTTTATTCTCCGGTAATACCGATACCAAATACTACTGGAATTTGTCCAAGAACATTTATAGGTTTGTTGGCTctattattgatattgatttACTCAAGACTTTACATTCCGTTAATGAACACGTGGATGTCCCAGGTCATTTATCCGCCATTGCCTTTGTTTACGAGTACATCGTTAATGTTAACGAATATGCTTGA
- the TOH1 gene encoding Toh1p (similar to YJL171C) — MLQSIVLSVCVFMLHTVAASGPQSYQKLDFTNVGFTGSYVNVNKFKDITNNDSCTCEVGDRVWFSGKNAPLADYLSVHFRGPLQLKQFAFYTSSGFTVNNSRSSSDWNRLAYYESSSKTADNVTFLNHGGEASPCLGNALSYASSNGTGSASEATVLADGTLISSDQEYIIYSNVSCPKSGYDKGCGVYRSGIPAYYGYGGTTKMFLFEFEMPTETEKNSSSIGYYDLPAIWLLNDHIARTSQYPTNANCSCWASGCGEYDIFEAMNGTEKNHLYSTFHTFQGIEDLGTGIQSYGYISRNTTGTMKGGVVFDSSGNVVSFISDATPFNGTVSADTVNELLAAVPESETYSSQLVSISATAPSTTSKSNGIALTKMQNGVWYYILAIFTAFTQVVLI; from the coding sequence ATGTTACAGAGTATAGTCCTTTCCGTGTGTGTGTTTATGCTGCACACAGTTGCTGCAAGCGGACCTCAGTCTTACCAAAAGTTGGATTTCACAAATGTTGGTTTCACAGGATCTTACGTAAATGTGAATAAGTTTAAAGATATCACCAATAATGACTCCTGTACGTGTGAAGTGGGTGACAGAGTATGGTTTAGTGGTAAAAACGCTCCACTAGCTGACTATTTATCTGTTCATTTCCGTGGACCATTGCAGTTGAAACAATTTGCTTTCTACACTTCCTCTGGATTTACTGTCAACAACAGTAGAAGCTCTTCTGATTGGAACCGTCTCGCCTACTACGAATCCAGTTCCAAAACCGCCGATAACGTTACTTTCCTAAACCACGGAGGTGAAGCATCTCCTTGTTTAGGAAATGCTTTGTCCTACGCTAGTTCCAACGGTACTGGCAGCGCCAGTGAGGCTACTGTTTTGGCAGATGGTactttgatttcttctgaTCAAGAATATATAATCTACTCAAATGTCTCATGTCCAAAATCAGGATATGACAAGGGTTGTGGTGTTTATCGTAGTGGTATTCCAGCTTACTATGGGTACGGTGGTACAACAAAAATGTTTCTGTTCGAGTTCGAAATGCCTACTGAAACTGAGAAAAACAGCAGTTCTATTGGGTACTATGACTTGCCTGCTATTTGGTTGCTGAATGACCATATTGCAAGGACTTCTCAATATCCAACCAATGCCAATTGTTCATGTTGGGCTAGTGGATGTGGTGAATATGATATTTTCGAAGCTATGAACGGTACGGAAAAAAACCATCTCTACTCTACCTTCCATACTTTCCAAGGGATTGAAGATTTGGGTACTGGTATCCAATCTTACGGatatatttcaagaaatactACAGGAACCATGAAAGGTGGTGTTGTTTTTGATTCCAGCGGAAATGTCGTCTCTTTCATATCCGATGCCACCCCATTCAATGGAACCGTTTCCGCTGATACCGTTAACGAGTTACTAGCTGCAGTTCCTGAAAGCGAAACCTATTCTTCTCAATTGGTGAGCATTTCTGCCACTGCACCTTCTACCACTTCAAAATCCAATGGTATTGCTCTAACGAAGATGCAAAACGGTGTATGGTATTATATTTTGGCCATCTTCACTGCCTTTACTCAAGTGGTTTTGATTTGA
- the ASG7 gene encoding Asg7p (Protein that regulates signaling from G protein beta subunit Ste4p~similar to YJL170C), translating into MTTLVPSSKNKTRQLVAPFENDENPWMKKYHCQCKSCKMSVPVQPWLPRFFVFGVLCPIFWLVNLLSWWFLQFWQPHELEFQDLQEDEYPGFYEYEVITKKSVIPIKEEVLQEIRAMQDFSDSNSEEYYDSKNSMPSSFLNVNAEQVEDEEDTLKKYRYAFLKKVAHDVLESHDLLRKSFRDWNLRSLLGLLVDSILIIFVVLLCKKTR; encoded by the coding sequence ATGACGACTTTAGTACCAAGCAGTAAGAATAAGACAAGACAACTGGTCGCGCCCTTCGAGAACGATGAGAATCcttggatgaaaaaataccaTTGTCAATGTAAATCATGTAAAATGAGTGTACCTGTCCAACCTTGGCTGCCAAGATTTTTCGTTTTTGGCGTCTTGTGCCCCATTTTCTGGTTGGTGAATCTTTTAAGCTGGTGGTTCTTACAGTTTTGGCAACCGCATGAACTGGAATTCCAAGACTTGCAAGAAGACGAATACCCAGGATTTTATGAATATGAAGTCATAACAAAAAAGTCGGTCATACCCataaaggaagaagttCTCCAAGAGATCCGCGCCATGCAGGATTTCAGTGATAGCAACAGCGAAGAGTATTACGATAGCAAAAACAGCATGCCGTCCTCTTTTCTAAACGTGAACGCGGAACAAGTCGAAGACGAAGAGGACACCTTGAAGAAATACCGTTACGCGTTTCTGAAGAAGGTAGCCCACGATGTCCTAGAGTCGCACGATTTATTACGTAAGAGCTTCCGCGACTGGAATCTACGGTCTTTGCTCGGTCTCCTTGTCGACTCCATACTCATAATATTTGTAGTTCTCCTGTGTAAGAAAACCCGTTAG
- the SET2 gene encoding histone methyltransferase SET2 (Histone methyltransferase with a role in transcriptional elongation~similar to YJL168C) produces MSKNQSVGASEDEKEIVNHNAEGHKPQKLFDQEPDLTQEALTKFENLDDCIYANKRIGTFKNNDFMECDCYEEFSDGVNHACDEDSDCINRLTLIECVNDLCSSCGNDCQNQRFQKKQYAPIAIFKTKHKGYGVRAEQDIEANQFIYEYKGEVIEEMEFRDRLIDYDQRHFKHFYFMMLQNGEFIDATIKGSLARFCNHSCSPNAYVNKWVVKGKLRMGIFAQRKILKGEEITFDYNVDRYGAQAQKCYCEEPNCIGFLGGKTQTDAASLLPQNIADALGVTVSMEKKWLKLKKLSGEPIIKNENENINIEFLHSLEIQPIDNPVDVTKIMSVLLQQDNKIIASKLLKRLFTIDDDSLRHQAIKLHGYTCFSKMLKLFITEQPQRDEKESDIEEDDKKLIKGILDFLLELPKTTRNGIELSQIDNVVKALPEKCPLLKPKCDELLEKWSKFETYKRITKKDMNVASSKMVDLRRVRLPPGWEIIHENGRPLYYNAEQKTKLHYPPTGSSKVFSSRSSTQINSPSSGGISKTSSALDTKKHKLSDEEYERKKQKRLEYERIALERAKQEELESLKQKLKLENERKSVLEDIIAEANKQKELQKEEAKKLVEAKEAKRLKRKTASQSQRLEHNWNKFFASFVPNLIRSNSQSKQFDHENIKQCAKDIVKILTTKELKKDSSRGPPDDLTKEKRHKVKEFIKSYMDKIILKKKQKKALALTSATTRMSSPPPSTSS; encoded by the coding sequence ATGTCGAAGAACCAAAGTGTTGGTGCGTcggaagatgaaaaagaaatagtgAATCACAACGCTGAGGGCCATAAACCTCAGAAGCTTTTTGATCAAGAGCCTGATCTGACACAGGAAGCACTGAccaaatttgaaaacttgGATGACTGTATATACGCAAATAAGAGGATCGGAACATTTAAGAATAATGATTTCATGGAGTGCGACTGTTATGAAGAATTCTCAGACGGTGTAAACCATGCCTGTGACGAGGATTCTGATTGTATCAATAGGCTTACCTTGATAGAATGTGTGAACGATTTGTGTTCATCTTGTGGTAATGATTGCCAAAACCAGCGATTCCAAAAGAAGCAGTACGCTCCGATAGCCATATTTAAGACGAAGCATAAAGGGTATGGCGTAAGAGCGGAACAGGATATAGAAGCCAACCAGTTCATTTATGAGTACAAAGGTGAGGTGATTGAGGAGATGGAGTTTAGAGATAGGTTAATAGACTACGACCAACGTCATTTTAagcatttttattttatgaTGTTACAGAATGGCGAATTCATTGATGCCACAATAAAAGGTTCACTGGCTAGATTTTGCAATCACTCTTGCAGTCCAAATGCATATGTTAATAAATGGGTTGTAAAGGGTAAACTACGCATGGGTATTTTTGctcaaaggaaaattttaaaaggTGAAGAAATCACTTTTGATTACAATGTGGATCGTTATGGCGCTCAAGCTCAAAAATGTTACTGTGAAGAGCCAAATTGTATTGGGTTTCTCGGTGGTAAGACTCAAACAGACGCGGCATCCTTATTGCCTCAGAACATCGCTGATGCCTTAGGAGTAACCGTTTCCatggagaaaaaatggctaaagttgaagaagttaAGCGGTGAAccaataataaagaatgaaaacgaaaacataaatattgaatttcttcattctttgGAGATCCAACCTATCGACAACCCAGTGGATGTGACGAAGATTATGAGTGTATTACTGCAGCAGGATAATAAGATTATTGCATCTAAACTTTTAAAGAGACTTTTCACCATCGATGATGATTCTCTTCGTCATCAGGCTATCAAATTACATGGTTACACCTGTTTTAGTAAAATGCTTAAATTATTCATCACAGAACAGCCGCAGCGCgacgaaaaagaaagtgacATTGAGGAAGACGATAAAAAGTTGATAAAAGGAATTTTAGATTTCTTGTTGGAATTACCAAAGACAACTCGAAATGGCATTGAATTGTCAcaaattgataatgtaGTAAAGGCCCTGCCTGAAAAGTGTCCACTTTTAAAGCCAAAATGTGACGAATTGTTGGAGAAATGGTCGAAATTtgaaacatataaaaggatCACGAAAAAAGACATGAACGTTGCATCGAGTAAAATGGTAGATTTGAGAAGGGTGAGACTACCTCCAGGCTGGGAGATCATTCATGAAAACGGTCGTCCGTTGTATTATAATGCAGAACAGAAAACGAAACTACATTATCCGCCTACGGGATCATCTAAGGTCTTCAGTTCCAGGTCAAGCACACAGATAAATTCCCCAAGTAGCGGTGGAATTTCAAAAACGTCTAGTGCTTTAGACACTAAGAAACATAAGCTGAGTGACGAAGAATATGAGaggaaaaagcaaaaaagacTGGAATACGAAAGAATTGCGCTAGAAAGAGCAAAGCAAGAGGAATTAGAAAGTCTGAAGCAAAAGTTAAAGCTTGagaatgaaagaaaaagcgTGTTGGAGGACATTATAGCAGAAGCGAACAAACAGAAGGAACTACAAAAGGAAGAGGCTAAAAAACTAGTGGAAGCAAAAGAAGCCAAGcgtttgaaaagaaaaacggCTTCCCAATCCCAAAGATTAGAGCACAACTGGAATAAATTCTTTGCATCCTTTGTGCCAAACTTAATAAGAAGTAACTCACAAAGCAAACAATTTGATCATGAAAACATTAAACAATGTGCTAAAGACATCGTGAAAATCCTAACCACAAAGGAGCTGAAAAAGGATTCCTCAAGGGGACCGCCTGATGACttaaccaaagaaaaaaggcaTAAAGTTAAAGAATTCATAAAATCATATATGGATAAGATAATTctcaagaagaagcaaaaaaaggCGTTGGCATTAACAtcagcaacaacaagaatGTCTTCTCCTCCACCTTCAACATCATCATAA
- the ERG20 gene encoding bifunctional (2E,6E)-farnesyl diphosphate synthase/dimethylallyltranstransferase (Farnesyl pyrophosphate synthetase~similar to YJL167W) produces the protein MASEKEIRRERFLNVFPKLVEELNASLLAYGMPKEACDWYAHSLNYNTPGGKLNRGLSVVDTYAILSNKTVEQLGQEEYEKVAILGWCIELLQAYFLVADDMMDKSITRRGQPCWYKVPEVGEIAINDAFMLEAAIYKLLKSHFRNEKYYIDITELFHEVTFQTELGQLMDLITAPEDKVDLSKFSLKRHSFIVTFKTAYYSFYLPVALAMYVAGVTDEKDLKQAKDVLIPLGEYFQIQDDYLDCFGTPEQIGKIGTDIQDNKCSWIINKALELASAEQRKILDENYGKKDSSAEAKCKKIFNDLKIDQLYHEYEESVAKDLKAKISQVDESRGFKADVLTAFLNKVYKRSK, from the coding sequence ATGGCTTcggaaaaagaaattagaaGAGAGAGATTCTTAAACGTTTTCCCTAAATTAGTGGAGGAATTGAACGCATCGCTTTTGGCTTATGGTATGCCCAAGGAAGCATGTGACTGGTACGCTCACTCTTTGAACTACAACACTCCAGGCGGCAAATTAAATAGAGGTTTATCCGTTGTGGACACGTATGCCATTCTCTCCAACAAGACTGTTGAACAATTGGGACAAGAAGAATACGAAAAGGTTGCCATTCTGGGTTGGTGCATTGAGTTGTTACAAGCTTACTTCTTGGTCGCCGATGATATGATGGACAAGTCCATTACCAGAAGAGGCCAACCATGTTGGTACAAGGTCCCTGAAGTTGGGGAAATTGCTATCAATGATGCATTCATGTTAGAGGCTGCCATCTACaaacttttgaaatctCACTTCAGAAACGAAAAATACTACATAGATATCACCGAATTGTTCCATGAAGTCACCTTCCAGACCGAATTGGGCCAATTGATGGACTTAATCACTGCGCCTGAAGACAAAGTCGACTTGAGCAAGTTCTCTCTAAAGAGGCACTCCTTCATAGTTACTTTCAAGACCGCTTACTATTCTTTCTATTTGCCTGTTGCCTTGGCTATGTACGTTGCCGGTGTGACCGATGAAAAGGACTTGAAACAAGCCAAGGATGTCTTGATTCCATTGGGTGAATACTTCCAAATTCAAGATGACTACTTGGACTGTTTCGGTACCCCAGAACAAATCGGTAAGATCGGTACAGATATCCAAGATAACAAATGTTCTTGGATTATCAACAAGGCGCTAGAACTTGCTTCAGCCgaacaaagaaagatttTGGACGAAAATTACGGTAAAAAGGACTCAAGCGCAGAAGCCAAATGtaaaaagattttcaatGACTTGAAAATCGACCAGTTATACCACGAATATGAAGAGTCTGTTGCCAAGGATTTGAAGGCCAAGATCTCCCAAGTCGACGAGTCTCGTGGCTTCAAAGCCGACGTCTTAACTGCGTTTTTGAACAAGGTTTACAAGAGAAGTAAATAA
- the QCR8 gene encoding ubiquinol--cytochrome-c reductase subunit 8 (Subunit 8 of ubiquinol cytochrome-c reductase (Complex III)~similar to YJL166W): MGPPSGKTYMGWWGHMGGPKQKGITSYAVSPYAQKPLQGIFHNAVFNSFRRFKSQFLYVLIPAGIYWYWWKNGNEYNEFLYSKAGREELERVNV, from the coding sequence ATGGGTCCTCCAAGCGGTAAGACTTATATGGGATGGTGGGGTCACATGGGTGGTCCAAAGCAAAAGGGTATAACCTCATATGCTGTGTCTCCATATGCTCAGAAACCATTACAAGGTATTTTCCATAATGCCGTATTCAATAGCTTTAGAAGATTTAAGTCTCAATTTCTGTACGTCTTAATACCTGCAGGAATTTACTGGTACTGGTGGAAGAACGGTAATGAGTATAATGAATTTCTGTACAGTAAAGCTGGTAGGGAAGAACTAGAAAGAGTTAATGTTTAA